The proteins below come from a single Piscinibacter gummiphilus genomic window:
- a CDS encoding glutathione S-transferase N-terminal domain-containing protein, translated as MMVLYSGTTCPYSHRCRFVLFEKGMDFEIRDVDLFAKPEDIALMNPYNEVPILVERDLILYESHIINEYIDERFPHPQLMPGDPVARARVRLFLLNFEKELFAHVNVLEGRSTGAKPNDKQLEKARSQIRDRLTQLAPIFLKNKFMLGDDFSMLDVAIAPLLWRLDYYGIDMSKNAVPLLKYAERIFSRPAYIEALTPSEKVMRK; from the coding sequence ATGATGGTGCTTTACTCCGGAACCACCTGCCCCTACTCGCACCGTTGCCGCTTCGTCCTGTTCGAGAAGGGCATGGACTTCGAGATCCGCGACGTCGACCTCTTCGCCAAGCCCGAAGACATCGCGTTGATGAACCCGTACAACGAGGTGCCCATCCTGGTGGAGCGCGACCTCATCCTGTACGAGTCGCACATCATCAACGAGTACATCGACGAGCGCTTCCCGCACCCGCAGCTGATGCCGGGTGACCCGGTGGCACGCGCGCGCGTGCGCCTGTTCCTGCTCAACTTCGAGAAGGAACTCTTCGCCCACGTCAACGTGCTCGAAGGCCGCAGCACCGGCGCCAAGCCCAACGACAAGCAGCTCGAGAAGGCCCGCTCGCAGATCCGCGACCGCCTCACGCAGCTGGCGCCGATCTTCCTGAAGAACAAGTTCATGCTGGGCGACGACTTCTCGATGCTCGATGTGGCCATCGCCCCGCTGCTGTGGCGCCTTGACTACTACGGCATCGACATGTCGAAGAACGCCGTGCCGCTGCTCAAGTACGCCGAGCGCATCTTCTCGCGCCCGGCCTACATCGAGGCGCTGACGCCTTCCGAAAAGGTGATGCGCAAGTAA
- the mscL gene encoding large conductance mechanosensitive channel protein MscL, protein MGFAKEFKEFAIKGNVVDLAVGVIIGAAFGKIVDSIVKDLVMPVIGKIIGGLDFSSYFIMLSAPPPDFKGPMTYEALTKAGVPLFAYGNFITVAINFVILAFIIFMMVKQINRLKKEAPPPAPAATPEDVVLLREIRDALKK, encoded by the coding sequence ATGGGATTCGCCAAGGAGTTCAAGGAATTCGCGATCAAGGGCAATGTCGTCGACCTGGCGGTCGGCGTCATCATCGGCGCGGCCTTCGGCAAGATCGTCGACTCGATCGTCAAGGACCTCGTGATGCCCGTCATCGGCAAGATCATCGGCGGGCTGGATTTCTCCAGCTACTTCATCATGCTGTCGGCGCCACCGCCCGACTTCAAGGGCCCGATGACCTACGAGGCGCTCACCAAGGCCGGCGTGCCGCTGTTCGCCTACGGCAACTTCATCACCGTGGCGATCAATTTCGTGATCCTCGCCTTCATCATCTTCATGATGGTCAAGCAGATCAACCGGCTCAAGAAGGAGGCCCCGCCGCCGGCGCCGGCCGCCACGCCGGAAGACGTGGTGCTGCTGCGCGAAATCCGCGACGCGCTCAAGAAGTAG
- a CDS encoding cytochrome c1, with amino-acid sequence MKKLLLILLASFGFTAGAVAAEGGIAWDRFPVAKTTDVASLQNGAKLFVNYCLNCHSASFMRYNRLRDIGLSEDQIKKNLMFATDKVGDTMKTSLDPKQAKEWFGGMPPDLTVIARSRADIGKGSGADYLYTYLRSYYRDDTKATGWNNLAFPSVGMPHVLWELQGQRAPKYVEEKDPHHEGKTVHRFVGYTQLTPGTLSQNDYDEAVGDLVAFLQWMGEPAQHDRVKLGVFVLLFLALFTFIAWRLNAAFWKDVK; translated from the coding sequence ATGAAGAAACTCCTCCTCATCCTGTTGGCGTCGTTCGGCTTCACCGCGGGCGCCGTGGCGGCCGAAGGTGGCATCGCCTGGGACCGTTTCCCCGTCGCCAAGACGACCGACGTGGCGTCGCTGCAAAACGGCGCCAAGCTCTTCGTCAACTACTGCCTGAACTGCCACTCGGCTTCGTTCATGCGCTACAACCGTCTGCGCGACATCGGCCTGTCGGAAGACCAGATCAAGAAGAACCTCATGTTCGCCACCGACAAGGTCGGCGACACCATGAAGACTTCGCTGGATCCGAAGCAGGCCAAGGAATGGTTTGGCGGCATGCCACCCGACCTCACCGTGATCGCACGCTCGCGCGCCGACATCGGCAAGGGCTCGGGTGCCGACTACCTCTACACCTACCTGCGCAGCTACTACCGCGACGACACCAAGGCCACCGGCTGGAACAACCTGGCTTTCCCGAGCGTGGGCATGCCCCACGTGCTGTGGGAACTGCAGGGCCAGCGTGCGCCGAAGTACGTCGAGGAAAAGGACCCGCACCACGAAGGCAAGACCGTGCACCGTTTCGTGGGCTACACCCAGCTCACCCCGGGCACGCTGAGCCAGAACGACTACGACGAAGCCGTGGGCGACCTCGTGGCCTTCCTCCAATGGATGGGCGAACCCGCCCAGCACGACCGCGTCAAGCTCGGTGTCTTCGTGCTGCTTTTCCTGGCCCTCTTCACGTTCATTGCCTGGCGTCTGAACGCCGCCTTCTGGAAAGACGTGAAATAA
- a CDS encoding Nif3-like dinuclear metal center hexameric protein, translating to MASRSDIETYLGALLDVGKFRDYGPNGLQIEGKPEVKKLVSGVTASRALIEAAIEQQADAILVHHGLFWRGHDGRLTGWLKARVELLMAHGINLYAYHLPLDAHHEYGNNAQLGVQLHLVPDGRFGEQDIGFVGAPVQPLTTDALKTMLTHRLGREPVMVEGRPGVTLQRIAWCTGGAQGYFESAIAAGAEAYITGEISEPQAHLARETGVAFFACGHHATERYGAPALGAHVAEKFGLEHQFIEIDNPA from the coding sequence ATGGCCTCACGCTCTGACATCGAGACGTACCTCGGCGCCTTGCTCGACGTGGGGAAGTTCCGGGATTATGGGCCGAACGGTTTGCAGATCGAGGGCAAGCCGGAGGTGAAGAAACTCGTCTCGGGTGTGACCGCGAGCCGCGCGCTCATTGAGGCCGCGATCGAGCAGCAGGCCGACGCCATCCTCGTGCACCACGGGCTCTTCTGGCGTGGACACGATGGCCGTCTCACCGGCTGGCTGAAGGCGCGGGTGGAGCTGCTGATGGCGCATGGCATCAACCTCTATGCCTATCACCTGCCACTCGATGCCCACCACGAGTACGGCAACAACGCGCAGCTCGGGGTCCAGCTCCATCTCGTGCCCGACGGACGCTTCGGCGAGCAGGACATCGGCTTCGTGGGTGCACCAGTGCAGCCCCTCACCACGGACGCCTTGAAGACCATGCTGACCCACCGGCTCGGCCGCGAGCCGGTGATGGTCGAGGGCCGTCCCGGGGTGACCTTGCAGCGCATCGCCTGGTGCACGGGCGGTGCGCAGGGCTACTTCGAGTCGGCCATCGCGGCCGGTGCCGAGGCATACATCACCGGCGAGATCTCCGAGCCGCAGGCCCACCTGGCGCGCGAGACGGGCGTCGCCTTCTTCGCCTGCGGCCACCATGCGACCGAACGCTACGGCGCTCCGGCACTCGGGGCGCACGTGGCCGAGAAGTTCGGCCTCGAGCACCAGTTCATCGAAATCGACAACCCGGCCTGA
- a CDS encoding cytochrome bc complex cytochrome b subunit, translating into MAEFKQVSPNAPIGEKLMTWVDNRFPASKLYKEHMSEYYAPKNFNFWYVFGSLALLVLVIQIVTGIFLVMHYKPDANLAFASVEYIMRDVPWGWLVRYMHSTGASAFFIVVYLHMFRGMIYGSYRKPRELVWIFGCAIFLCLMAEAFMGYLLPWGQMSYWGAQVIVNLFTAVPFIGPDLGILIRGDYVVSDATLNRFFSFHVIAVPLVLLGLVVAHIIALHEVGSNNPDGVEIKAKKNAAGIPLDGVPFHPYYTVHDIYATSIFLFFFAAVVFFAPEFGGYFLEYNNFIPADPLKTPAHIAPVWYFTPYYSMLRATTDQMVYVLVALVGLGAVLAIVRGGFSGVAKLVIAIGALVAAGLLLTFEAKFWGVVVMGGAVIIMFFLPWLDRAEAKSIRYRPSWHKVMYGIFVVVFAVLGYLGVQPPSPIGERVSQVGTLFYFGFFLLMPWWSRIGQSKPVPDRVTFSAH; encoded by the coding sequence ATGGCCGAGTTCAAGCAAGTCAGCCCCAATGCCCCGATCGGCGAGAAGCTGATGACGTGGGTCGACAACCGTTTCCCCGCGAGCAAGCTCTACAAAGAGCACATGAGCGAGTACTACGCTCCGAAGAACTTCAACTTCTGGTACGTCTTCGGTTCGCTCGCGCTCCTGGTGCTGGTGATCCAGATCGTCACCGGCATCTTCCTCGTGATGCACTACAAGCCCGATGCGAACCTCGCGTTCGCCTCGGTCGAGTACATCATGCGCGACGTGCCCTGGGGCTGGCTGGTGCGCTACATGCACTCGACCGGCGCCAGCGCCTTCTTCATCGTGGTCTACCTGCACATGTTCCGCGGGATGATCTACGGCAGCTACCGGAAGCCGCGCGAGCTGGTGTGGATCTTCGGCTGCGCGATCTTCCTGTGCCTGATGGCCGAAGCCTTCATGGGCTACCTGCTGCCCTGGGGCCAGATGTCGTACTGGGGCGCACAGGTGATCGTGAACCTGTTCACCGCCGTGCCTTTCATCGGTCCGGACCTCGGCATCCTCATCCGCGGCGACTATGTCGTGAGCGACGCAACGCTGAACCGCTTCTTCAGCTTCCACGTGATCGCCGTGCCGCTGGTGCTGCTTGGCCTCGTCGTCGCGCACATCATTGCGCTGCACGAAGTGGGTTCCAACAATCCCGATGGCGTGGAGATCAAGGCCAAGAAGAATGCGGCGGGCATCCCGCTCGACGGCGTGCCCTTCCACCCGTACTACACGGTGCATGACATCTACGCGACGAGCATCTTCCTGTTCTTCTTCGCGGCGGTGGTGTTCTTCGCGCCGGAGTTCGGGGGCTACTTCCTCGAGTACAACAACTTCATCCCGGCCGATCCGCTGAAGACCCCGGCGCATATCGCCCCGGTCTGGTACTTCACGCCCTACTACTCGATGCTGCGGGCCACGACCGACCAGATGGTCTACGTGCTCGTCGCACTGGTCGGCCTGGGGGCCGTGCTGGCCATCGTGCGCGGTGGCTTCTCAGGCGTTGCCAAGCTGGTCATCGCGATCGGGGCACTCGTCGCGGCCGGTCTGCTGCTGACCTTCGAAGCCAAGTTTTGGGGTGTGGTCGTGATGGGCGGCGCCGTCATCATCATGTTTTTCCTGCCCTGGCTCGACCGCGCCGAAGCCAAGTCGATCCGCTACCGCCCGAGCTGGCACAAGGTGATGTACGGCATCTTCGTGGTCGTCTTCGCGGTGCTGGGCTACCTCGGCGTGCAGCCGCCATCGCCCATCGGTGAACGGGTGTCGCAGGTCGGCACGCTCTTCTACTTCGGCTTCTTCCTGCTCATGCCCTGGTGGAGCCGCATCGGCCAATCCAAGCCGGTGCCTGACCGCGTGACCTTCAGCGCCCACTGA
- the petA gene encoding ubiquinol-cytochrome c reductase iron-sulfur subunit, producing the protein MSDQQVDQGRRTWVAIACGAGAVGGVATAVPFVSTFQPSERARAAGAAVEVDISSLKSGEKVTVEWRGKPVWIIKRTPEQLAALPKIDAQLADPKSARKPDELTPEYARNEHRSIKPEILVAVGICSHLGCSPSDKFQPGAQPSLPDDWAGGFLCPCHGSTFDMAGRVFKNKPAPDNLEVPPHMYLSETRLLIGEDKKA; encoded by the coding sequence ATGAGTGACCAGCAAGTCGATCAAGGCCGCCGCACCTGGGTTGCCATCGCCTGTGGTGCAGGCGCAGTCGGTGGCGTTGCCACCGCCGTGCCGTTCGTCAGCACCTTCCAACCGTCCGAGCGGGCCCGTGCGGCCGGTGCTGCTGTCGAAGTCGACATCAGCTCGCTGAAATCCGGCGAGAAGGTCACCGTCGAATGGCGTGGCAAGCCGGTGTGGATCATCAAGCGCACACCCGAGCAACTGGCCGCGCTGCCCAAGATCGACGCTCAGCTGGCCGACCCGAAGTCGGCCCGCAAGCCTGACGAGCTGACCCCCGAATACGCGCGCAACGAGCATCGCTCGATCAAGCCCGAGATCCTCGTCGCCGTGGGCATCTGCTCCCACCTCGGCTGCTCGCCGTCCGACAAGTTCCAGCCCGGCGCGCAGCCTTCGCTGCCCGATGACTGGGCCGGCGGTTTCCTCTGCCCGTGCCACGGCTCCACCTTCGACATGGCCGGCCGCGTGTTCAAGAACAAGCCCGCCCCTGACAACCTCGAAGTGCCTCCGCACATGTACCTGTCTGAGACCCGCCTGCTGATCGGCGAAGACAAGAAGGCCTGA
- a CDS encoding DciA family protein — translation MICIAKLLAVNPKQPPVTPNAMRMQEAMASSPPLARLQQLMRESNDRFDAVRPVLPAALAAHVKPGPVDGDGWSLLAANAAVAAKLRQLQPRLEDALKQRGWQVTSIRIKVQSA, via the coding sequence ATGATCTGCATCGCTAAACTCCTTGCGGTGAACCCGAAGCAACCCCCGGTCACCCCCAACGCCATGCGCATGCAGGAAGCCATGGCCTCGAGCCCCCCTCTTGCGCGCCTGCAACAGCTGATGCGGGAATCGAACGACCGCTTCGACGCTGTGCGCCCTGTCTTGCCGGCGGCTCTGGCCGCTCATGTGAAACCCGGACCCGTGGATGGCGACGGGTGGTCGTTGCTGGCGGCGAACGCCGCCGTGGCAGCCAAGCTGCGCCAGCTTCAACCTCGGCTCGAGGATGCACTCAAGCAGCGGGGATGGCAGGTTACTTCAATCAGGATCAAGGTTCAATCGGCGTAG
- a CDS encoding ClpXP protease specificity-enhancing factor yields MSLIPTTPGNAGTSTRPYLIRALHDWCTDNGFTPYLAVYVDASVQVPMEYVKNNEIVLNVGFEATTSLKLGNELIEFKARFGGASRDIAVPVDHVIAIYARENGQGMAFPVPSEPATVTSPEPALVPERPTQPGGLRLATGDALPTTEAASSKPTDDGEPPEPPTGGRPALKRIK; encoded by the coding sequence ATGAGCCTGATCCCGACCACGCCTGGCAACGCGGGAACGTCCACCCGGCCGTACCTGATCCGGGCGTTGCACGACTGGTGCACCGACAACGGCTTCACGCCGTATCTGGCGGTGTACGTCGACGCCAGCGTGCAGGTGCCGATGGAGTACGTGAAGAACAACGAGATCGTGCTCAATGTCGGGTTCGAGGCCACCACCTCGCTTAAGCTCGGCAACGAGCTGATCGAGTTCAAGGCACGTTTCGGTGGCGCATCGCGCGACATCGCCGTGCCGGTGGACCACGTGATCGCCATCTATGCACGCGAGAACGGCCAGGGCATGGCCTTCCCGGTCCCCAGCGAGCCTGCCACGGTGACGTCCCCCGAGCCGGCGCTTGTCCCCGAGCGGCCGACGCAGCCCGGTGGTTTGCGTCTCGCCACGGGGGATGCTCTGCCGACGACGGAAGCAGCATCCAGCAAGCCCACCGATGACGGCGAGCCTCCCGAGCCGCCCACCGGCGGAAGGCCCGCACTCAAGCGCATCAAGTAA
- a CDS encoding M23 family metallopeptidase, with product MQIMITHGSMARTRVLHFNRLQLIALAIGFLIGILALSGTIYHVIFLKAAREGWPVVSQIVRLVVRDEFAQRDRFMRENLDAMAQKVGEMQAKLIKLEAIGERVSGLAGVKPDELKQIAPALRRGGQGGPFVPARKPSLEQLNGMMDSLDESAEQSADLFTMIESRLFEKRLEALMVPNSPPVNGVVGSGFGFRSDPFSGRPALHTGLDFPADVGTPIMAAAGGVVRSTDFHPAYGNLLEIDHGNGLATRYAHTSKILVKPGDLVKRGQVVAQVGTTGRSTGPHLHFEVSVEGVLQNPAKFLSGKAPAALPRTTAATAPAAAQSPR from the coding sequence ATGCAGATCATGATCACCCACGGAAGCATGGCGCGCACGCGCGTCCTGCACTTCAACCGGCTGCAGCTGATCGCCCTCGCAATCGGATTCCTGATCGGGATCCTCGCCTTGTCGGGCACCATCTACCACGTCATCTTCCTCAAGGCCGCCCGCGAGGGCTGGCCGGTGGTGAGCCAGATCGTGCGCCTCGTCGTGCGCGACGAGTTCGCCCAGCGCGACCGCTTCATGCGCGAGAACCTCGATGCGATGGCACAGAAGGTGGGCGAGATGCAGGCCAAGCTCATCAAGCTCGAAGCCATCGGCGAGCGGGTCTCGGGCCTGGCCGGTGTGAAACCTGACGAACTCAAGCAGATCGCGCCGGCCCTTCGACGCGGTGGCCAGGGCGGCCCGTTCGTGCCGGCCCGCAAGCCGTCGCTGGAGCAGCTCAACGGCATGATGGACTCGCTCGACGAGTCGGCCGAACAGAGCGCCGACCTTTTCACGATGATCGAGTCGCGCCTGTTCGAAAAGCGCCTCGAAGCGCTGATGGTGCCCAACAGCCCGCCGGTCAACGGTGTCGTGGGCTCCGGCTTCGGCTTCCGCTCCGATCCGTTCTCGGGCCGGCCGGCGCTGCACACCGGCCTGGATTTCCCCGCCGACGTGGGTACGCCCATCATGGCTGCCGCTGGGGGCGTGGTGCGCTCGACCGACTTCCACCCGGCCTACGGCAACCTGCTCGAGATCGACCACGGCAACGGCCTGGCGACCCGCTACGCCCACACCTCCAAGATCCTCGTGAAGCCGGGCGACCTGGTCAAACGCGGCCAGGTCGTGGCGCAAGTCGGCACCACCGGGCGGTCGACCGGGCCGCATCTGCACTTCGAAGTGAGCGTGGAAGGCGTGCTGCAAAACCCGGCGAAGTTCCTCTCCGGCAAGGCCCCCGCCGCCTTGCCGCGCACCACGGCCGCTACGGCCCCTGCCGCAGCGCAGTCACCCCGCTGA
- a CDS encoding DUF1631 family protein, which produces MNQTDPRAQAAFDAAMHHIKTTTATVADRVSDHLGVLASAATRIFDRDALINTQLDLRRHMSTFVLVFADTLAKRVTRELSPNRETGRSLAETDWQSLSLVDDSEVEEQMHADRIGQAISHGCEWELREIASYTGQLLGIGRAEHERNPLRGEVLGEAMYRAITSVSNDRDCRKILARELAIGMSRVMPQCYADILKDFRARGIQPVGLTVRGVEGPGNEIARDHVISGYDKLRREHDQSTGGGHFSGSAHAHFEDTSTGTPSRSGPATGRGGGAGVGPGLAGLAGSGGPGGAGQGAGFAGGPGQPGAYGGRATPGSAPPPGAGMARGGADGVGRGGVSGRSGPSGAVNPGVQADAEMMALIRRLTFLATRPADLGGPTSPSGLGGTSGFGSARSAGGAVTGGSGYGDLASGLMAANLIRAHRDELRQASTGALDHMVIDVVGSLFDQILSDPRVPPQMARQIARLQLPVLRVALQDNSFFSSRKHPVRRFVNRMASLAAAFEDLDEGTGKQFMARVRELVQEIVQGDFDQIEIYSSKLTALENFVAQQAKAEVEETAKAVSVLDSKESDLRVQQRYMLQLRTALGPLSLPDYLRDFLAQVWSQTIALATRREGAQSETVQRLKRAGRDLVMSVQPKGSPALRKKFLMQLPPLMKDLNEGMKLVGWPEAAQKDFFGKLLPAHADSLKAPPLTELDYNLLAKQVEGVFNTPVPEPDALLRDVPISSTAGASSSAVAALEPHFSDTEAQQIGLVDETAVDWSKEVDIDLTAVEPEPEPVNSSPDTQPVDLNLDLAAQLDINLDTTAEPAEPTQGVQLMDHVKLGFAYRMHLNDQWQKVRLSYVSPGRAFFVFTRGKRHTETVSLTARMLSRMCETGRFKAFESSYLIERATARARKQLAALTANSK; this is translated from the coding sequence ATGAATCAGACCGACCCACGCGCCCAGGCTGCGTTCGACGCAGCCATGCATCACATCAAGACGACCACGGCCACGGTCGCGGATCGCGTGAGCGACCATCTCGGCGTGCTGGCCTCGGCCGCCACCCGCATCTTCGACCGCGATGCGCTGATCAACACCCAACTCGACTTGCGGCGACACATGAGCACGTTTGTGCTCGTGTTCGCGGACACCCTCGCCAAACGCGTCACGCGGGAGCTGAGCCCCAACCGGGAAACCGGCCGAAGCCTCGCCGAAACCGACTGGCAATCACTGAGCCTCGTCGACGACAGCGAAGTCGAAGAGCAGATGCACGCCGACCGCATCGGCCAGGCCATCAGCCACGGCTGCGAATGGGAGTTGCGCGAGATCGCCTCCTATACCGGCCAGTTGCTGGGGATTGGCCGAGCAGAGCATGAACGCAACCCCCTGCGCGGCGAGGTGCTGGGCGAAGCCATGTACCGGGCGATCACCTCGGTCAGCAACGACCGCGACTGCCGCAAGATCCTGGCCCGTGAGTTGGCGATCGGCATGTCTCGCGTCATGCCGCAGTGCTACGCCGACATCCTGAAAGACTTCCGCGCCCGCGGGATCCAGCCGGTCGGCCTCACCGTGCGCGGCGTCGAAGGACCGGGCAACGAGATTGCCCGCGACCACGTGATCTCCGGCTACGACAAGCTGCGTCGCGAGCACGACCAGTCGACCGGCGGTGGGCATTTCAGCGGAAGTGCCCACGCCCATTTCGAAGACACGAGCACCGGCACGCCCAGCCGATCCGGGCCTGCCACAGGCCGTGGGGGTGGTGCCGGCGTCGGCCCGGGCCTCGCCGGCTTGGCGGGAAGCGGCGGCCCCGGCGGCGCCGGGCAAGGCGCGGGGTTCGCCGGAGGGCCGGGCCAACCTGGTGCCTATGGCGGGCGAGCCACCCCAGGCTCAGCGCCCCCACCAGGCGCAGGCATGGCGCGCGGCGGGGCTGACGGTGTGGGTCGCGGTGGCGTGAGCGGCCGCTCAGGGCCATCGGGCGCTGTCAACCCGGGCGTTCAGGCCGATGCGGAGATGATGGCGCTGATCCGCCGCCTGACCTTCCTCGCCACGCGACCGGCAGACCTGGGAGGACCGACATCTCCTTCCGGCCTGGGCGGCACCAGCGGCTTCGGGAGTGCACGATCCGCGGGCGGCGCCGTCACCGGCGGCAGCGGCTACGGCGATCTCGCCTCCGGCCTGATGGCCGCCAACCTCATCCGCGCGCACCGCGACGAGCTGCGACAGGCGTCCACCGGCGCCCTCGATCACATGGTGATCGACGTGGTGGGCAGCCTCTTCGACCAAATCCTCTCCGACCCGCGCGTGCCGCCGCAGATGGCGCGCCAGATCGCGCGCCTCCAGCTGCCGGTGTTGCGCGTCGCCCTGCAAGACAACAGCTTCTTCTCCTCGCGCAAGCACCCGGTCCGGCGTTTCGTCAACCGCATGGCTTCGCTGGCCGCGGCCTTCGAGGACCTCGACGAAGGCACCGGCAAGCAGTTCATGGCGCGGGTGCGCGAGCTGGTGCAGGAGATCGTCCAGGGCGACTTCGACCAGATCGAGATCTACTCGAGCAAGCTCACAGCGCTCGAGAATTTCGTTGCGCAGCAGGCCAAGGCCGAGGTCGAGGAAACCGCCAAGGCCGTCTCCGTGCTCGATAGCAAGGAATCCGACCTGCGCGTGCAGCAGCGCTACATGCTGCAGCTGCGCACTGCGCTCGGACCGCTGTCGCTGCCCGACTACCTGCGCGACTTCCTGGCCCAGGTGTGGAGCCAGACCATCGCGCTGGCCACCCGCCGCGAAGGCGCCCAGTCCGAGACGGTGCAGCGCCTGAAGCGCGCCGGCCGCGATCTCGTGATGAGCGTGCAGCCCAAGGGCTCGCCCGCGCTGCGCAAGAAGTTCCTCATGCAGCTGCCGCCGCTGATGAAGGACCTGAACGAGGGCATGAAGCTCGTCGGATGGCCCGAGGCGGCGCAGAAAGACTTCTTCGGCAAGCTGCTGCCCGCGCATGCCGATTCGCTGAAAGCGCCACCGCTCACCGAGCTCGACTACAACCTGCTCGCCAAGCAGGTCGAGGGCGTGTTCAACACGCCGGTGCCCGAGCCCGATGCCTTGCTGCGCGACGTGCCGATCTCGAGCACCGCCGGCGCAAGCTCCTCGGCCGTCGCGGCCCTCGAGCCGCATTTCTCCGACACCGAAGCCCAGCAGATCGGCCTCGTCGACGAGACGGCGGTCGACTGGTCGAAGGAAGTCGACATCGATCTGACGGCGGTCGAGCCGGAGCCGGAGCCGGTCAACAGTTCCCCCGACACGCAGCCGGTCGACCTCAACCTCGACCTCGCGGCGCAGCTCGACATCAACCTCGACACCACGGCGGAGCCGGCCGAGCCGACCCAGGGCGTGCAGCTGATGGACCACGTGAAGCTCGGCTTCGCGTACCGCATGCACCTCAACGACCAGTGGCAGAAAGTGCGCCTGAGCTATGTGAGCCCGGGGCGAGCGTTCTTCGTCTTCACCCGCGGCAAGCGCCACACCGAGACGGTGTCGCTCACGGCCCGCATGCTCTCGCGCATGTGCGAGACCGGGCGCTTCAAGGCCTTCGAAAGCTCCTACCTGATCGAGCGGGCGACCGCGCGCGCGCGCAAGCAGCTCGCCGCGCTCACGGCCAACAGCAAATAG
- the pdxA gene encoding 4-hydroxythreonine-4-phosphate dehydrogenase PdxA, with translation MSTAPLVITMGDACGIGPEIIAKAFAAGEAQGAFVLGDTAVMRRAVAQLGQSMAVATIEQPGDAAACPPRCVPLLQARGLPSDLQGAGIGRVDARAGAAAAACIEQAVALVRAGQARGIVTAPIHKEALSAAGVGFPGHTEMLQALAADPDEAMPPVRMMLANEELRTVLVTIHMSLRKAIDAVTFDAVLETLRITDRAMRRFGIAAPRVAVAGLNPHAGEGGLFGDEEQQIIAPAIAAARAEGIDATGPFAPDTVFMRARHAPGHPGEFDVVVAMTHDHGLIPVKYLGVEQGVNVTLGLPFVRTSPDHGTAFDIAGTGRADASSLIAALRMARRLSP, from the coding sequence GTGAGCACCGCACCGCTGGTCATCACGATGGGGGATGCCTGCGGCATCGGGCCCGAGATCATCGCCAAGGCGTTTGCGGCCGGCGAGGCGCAGGGCGCGTTCGTCCTGGGCGATACCGCCGTGATGCGGCGTGCCGTGGCCCAACTGGGCCAAAGCATGGCCGTGGCGACGATCGAGCAGCCGGGCGATGCGGCTGCGTGCCCGCCTCGCTGCGTGCCGCTGCTGCAAGCGCGTGGGTTGCCGTCTGATCTGCAGGGCGCGGGCATCGGGCGCGTGGATGCGCGGGCCGGAGCGGCCGCCGCCGCGTGCATCGAACAGGCCGTGGCCCTGGTGCGTGCCGGGCAGGCGCGCGGCATCGTGACCGCACCCATCCACAAGGAAGCGCTGTCGGCGGCCGGTGTGGGCTTCCCGGGCCACACCGAGATGCTCCAGGCGCTGGCCGCCGACCCGGACGAAGCGATGCCGCCGGTGCGCATGATGCTGGCCAACGAGGAACTGCGCACCGTGCTCGTGACGATTCACATGTCGCTGCGCAAGGCGATCGATGCGGTGACCTTCGACGCGGTGCTCGAAACCCTGCGCATCACCGATCGCGCCATGCGCCGCTTTGGCATCGCGGCGCCACGCGTCGCCGTGGCAGGGCTCAATCCGCATGCGGGCGAGGGTGGGTTGTTCGGCGACGAAGAGCAGCAGATCATCGCGCCCGCGATTGCGGCAGCACGGGCCGAGGGCATCGACGCCACCGGCCCGTTCGCGCCCGACACCGTCTTCATGCGTGCGCGCCATGCCCCTGGGCATCCGGGTGAATTCGACGTGGTGGTGGCGATGACGCACGACCACGGGCTCATCCCGGTGAAGTACCTCGGCGTGGAGCAGGGCGTGAACGTGACGCTCGGCCTGCCCTTCGTGCGCACCAGCCCCGACCATGGCACCGCGTTCGACATTGCGGGCACCGGCCGCGCCGATGCGTCCAGCCTGATCGCCGCCCTGCGCATGGCGCGGCGGCTCTCGCCTTAG